The Coffea arabica cultivar ET-39 chromosome 3c, Coffea Arabica ET-39 HiFi, whole genome shotgun sequence genome contains a region encoding:
- the LOC113734324 gene encoding uncharacterized protein → MDKNGKSDKKESLNGVDSQNLALNGGKDEHEESQLLLPPNNEGGLSKKSGKPRRKVQWNDKNGNKLAEVLEFQPSDVSESDDDESDTCFCRIM, encoded by the exons ATGGATAAGAATGGTAAGAGTGATAAAAAGGAGAGTTTAAATGGTGTAGATTCTCAGAATCTTGCACTGAATGGAGGAAAAGATGAGCACGAGGAATCACAGCTGTTGTTGCCTCCAAATAATGAAGGTGGATTGTCTAAGAAGTCAGGGAAGCCCAGGAGGAAAGTTCAGTGGAATGATaaaaatggaaataagcttGCAGAAGTTCTGGAATTTCAACCAAG tGATGTGAGTGAGTCTGATGATGATGAGTCAGATACCTGCTTCTGTAGGATAATGTAG
- the LOC113734325 gene encoding actin-related protein 2/3 complex subunit 2B-like codes for MPRHRQKHNMACFQRESPALKEILLRLYRAEKPMELDHHLYEFGSVEYHVQASASIPDNTYLSIATPLLYQDVVLSSGLPRYTLEMVKGISPDVIEIIEPPKEGYKLTLRLKYSRIPRNKGGVKMIASISSVQGVILSSQLKDMLMNVNSLEVSQGMYRPVKLIYHPREPFFVIKQPEKITAVFPMRFKEDTDVIIATAFFQELMDIGSSKAFVKAPHCIWSPIPPAELRGEPIEDLSTNGGFVSFDITGRHVEGKRLDKTVWNLLNFYAFVKYHVKSTRGFIQRRMRTRLESLVEVLYNAGIKDEHHIKKKNRGPKGVRKLLNFSKSKLLKKRYNFINKIKRIRSRIKIHWFSRFRKRWLNFSRFSSLTRYEKLN; via the exons ATGCCTAGACACAGACAAAAACATAATATGGCATGCTTTCAAAGGGAATCACCAGCATTGAAGGAGATTCTGCTCAGATTATACAG AGCTGAAAAGCCCATGGAGCTTGATCACCACTTGTATGAATTTGGATCAGTGGAATATCATGTTCAG GCTTCTGCATCAATTCCAGATAACACCTATTTGTCTATAGCAACGCCACTCCTGTATCAAGACGTCGTTCTCTCATCTGGGCTGCCACGTTATACATTAGAGATGGTGAAGGGAATCAGCCCTGATGTCATTGAGATAATTGAACCTCCAAAAGAAGGATATAAGTTGACATTGAGACTCAAGTACTCAAGGATTCCACGCAATAAAG GTGGGGTGAAAATGATTGCGAGCATTTCCTCTGTACAAGGTGTCATCCTAAGCTCTCAGCTCAAAGATATGTTAATGAATGTCAATTCACTAGAAGTCTCTCAAGGGATGTACAGACCAGTCAAACTCATTTATCACCCAAGGGAACCTTTCTTTGTCATCAAACAG CCAGAAAAAATCACTGCAGTATTCCCTATGCGCTTTAAAGAAGATACAGATGTAATCATAGCAACAGCTTTCTTTCAG GAACTCATGGATATTGGAAGCTCAAAAGCATTTGTCAAAGCACCTCATTGCATCTGGTCTCCAATCCCACCAGCTGAGTTGAGAGGAGAGCCCATTGAAGATCTGAGCACCAATGGAGGATTTGTCTCTTTTG ATATCACTGGGCGTCATGTTGAAGGCAAGAGGCTTGACAAAACTGTTTGGAACCTACTTAACTTTTATGCATTTGTGAAATACCATGTAAAG AGCACTCGAGGCTTCATTCAAAGAAGGATGAGAACGCGATTAGAGAGCTTAGTTGAG GTATTGTACAATGCTGGAATAAAAGATGAACATCATATTAAGAAGAAGAATCGAG GACCTAAAGGAGTTAGGAAATTGCTAAACTTCTCCAAATCCAAGCTACTCAAGAAAAGATACAATTTCATCAATAAGATCAAAAGAATTCGATCTAGAATTAAAATTCATTGGTTCAGTCGTTTCCGCAAGCGATGGTtgaatttttccagattttcttctCTAACAAGATATGAAAAACTAAACTAG
- the LOC113734328 gene encoding protein PROTON GRADIENT REGULATION 5, chloroplastic, whose translation MAAAVCATGFKGGLSSSFHGSWGKSVGGEDFPMLAKTVPSHVRVGKPVRLQPMMGNVNEGKGLFAPLVIVARNIIGKKRFNQFRGKAISLHSQVINEFCKQIGADSKQRQGLIRLAKKNGEKLGFLA comes from the exons ATGGCTGCAGCAGTTTGTGCAACTGGGTTTAAAGGGGGTTTATCATCTTCTTTTCATGGAAGTTGGGGAAAATCAGTGGGTGGGGAAGATTTTCCCATGCTAGCCAAGACTGTTCCTAGCCATGTTCGAGTGGGGAAGCCGGTCAGATTACAGCCGATGATGGGAAATGTTAATGAAGGAAAGGGACTGTTTGCTCCTCTTGTTATTGTTGCACGTAACATAATTGGCAAAAAGCGATTCAATCAGTTCAGGGGAAAGGCCATTTCTTTACACTCACAG GTAATAAATGAATTCTGCAAACAAATAGGAGCAGATTCAAAACAAAGGCAAGGGCTGATTCGATTAGCCAAGAAGAATGGAGAAAAACTTGGATTCCTTGCTTGA
- the LOC113734327 gene encoding eukaryotic translation initiation factor-like has translation MESSPSGKHPKLLNRPPLVLIGPPRLGNQNLRPKLTSHQNANLRETRGRNLETEREMASDAAAAVEVTTSADAPPATVDAAAKLPHKVERKWSFWCDNPSKPKQQGAAWGSSLRKLYTFDTVEEFWSLYDQIFRPSKLVINADFHLFKAGIEPKWEDPECAGGGKWTVTSNRKANLDNMWLETLMALIGEQFDEADEICGVVASVRQRQDKISLWTKTATNEAAQMSIGRKWKEILDVTDKISYSFHDDSKRERSAKNRYSV, from the exons ATGGAGTCCAGCCCAAGTGGCAAGCATCCGAAACTATTGAACCGTCCACCTTTGGTGCTTATTGGACCTCCAAGATTGGGCAACCAAAATTTGAGGCCCAAGTTAACATCCCATCAAAACGCTAACTTAAGAGAGACAAGGGGGAGAAATCTGGAAACAGAGAGAGAAATGGCGAGCGATGCTGCGGCGGCTGTAGAGGTAACAACATCGGCCGATGCACCGCCGGCCACGGTGGACGCAGCTGCAAAATTGCCGCATAAGGTGGAGAGAAAGTGGTCGTTTTGGTGCGATAACCCATCTAAGCCAAAACAACAAGGAGCAGCTTGGGGAAGCTCTTTGCGCAAGCTCTACACCTTCGACACAGTTGAAGAATTCTGGAG CTTGTATGATCAGATATTTAGACCCAGCAAGTTAGTGATAAACGCAGACTTTCACTTGTTCAAAGCTGGGATAGAGCCAAAATGGGAAGATCCTGAGTGTGCTGGTGGAGGCAAGTGGACAGTTACTAGCAACAGAAAAGCTAATCTTGATAACATGTGGCTCGAAACT TTGATGGCTTTAATTGGGGAGCAATTTGATGAGGCTGATGAGATATGTGGAGTGGTTGCCAGTGTGCGTCAAAGGCAGGACAAGATTTCACTCTGGACTAAAACTGCTACCAACGAAGCTGCTCAG ATGAGCATTGGAAGGAAATGGAAGGAAATCCTTGACGTCACAGATAAGATCTCTTACAGTTTTCAT GATGATTCTAAAAGGGAAAGATCAGCAAAAAATCGATATAGTGTGTGA